The Gemmatimonas sp. genome segment AATCGAAACACAAACACCCTTTAATGCTGGTTATTTTAAACGGGTTACTTGTCTTTTAACGCCGGCTTACAACGACTCTGACCCCTTGAACCCCTTGAACTTGCCGCCCTCATCGCCGCTTCAATCTCCCGAATCTCGCGCGGGCTCTTCGTGAGCCACTCCAAACTCCCGTCGCGCGCAATCAGATAATCGTCCTCGATGCGCACGCCGATGTTGCGGAACCTGCGCACGGCAGCCGCGAGCTTCGCCGACAGCGCACTATTCCGCTCCGTCTTCGGCAGCACGTCCAATACGTTCTCGCGCACATAAATCCCCGGTTCGATCGTGAACACCGATCCCGGTTGCAGCGTCCCGTCTACCTCGTAGCGATCGGGATCGTGCACTTCGAGTCCGATGCCGTGTCCGAGTCCGTGCATGTAGAACAAGCGATACTGCTTGCACTGGCTCTTGCCGTCGGCCGAGCAGTCGTAGGTGGCGTCGGGTGACTCGATGAGACCCAAGCGCGCCAGTCCTGCAGCGAGCACCGCATTCGACGAATCGCTCATCAACCCCGCGCGACGTCCGCCGCGGGCCTGACGTTCGGCCGCGGCCTGCGCATCGCGCACCACCTGATACACCGCGCGCTGCTCGAGCGTGAACTGTCCGCCCACCGGATACGAGCGCGTCATGTCAGCCGCGTAGCCATCGAAGCTGGCGCCGATGTCGACCACTACCATCTCGCCGCGCTTCATCTGCCGGTTGTTGGCGTTGTAGTGCAGCGTCGTGCCATTCGGACCCGATCCCACGATGCTCGAGAAACTCGGCCGCTCGGCGCCCTGCCTACGGAACGCGCGTTCGAGATCAGCCTGCACTTCGTACTCGAACCCATCAGCCTTCACCGCCTTGGCCGCATCGGCGTGCGCAACCACCGTGATCGTCGTCGCGCGCGTGATCAACGCCAACTCGGCGTCACTCTTGTACGCCCGCAGCTTGCCCACCTCACGCGCAATGTTGCGCACCGGGAGTGCAGGCACGCGCAACTTCACCGCCGCGATGTACTGATCGTCGAGCGTGAGACGGTTTGCGAACCCGAGGTCGGCCACCACCTGCAACGTCGGCGCCACCGACGCCCGCAGCAGCGAATCCACCACCGCATCCAACTCCGCCATCGAGCGCCCGCGCACGCCCCACGTGGCCTCGGCGTTCTCCGGACCCACGCGATTCCCCGTCCACACTTCGCGCGACGGCTCCTTCGGTTGCACGAACACCGTCCACGCCACCGACGCGCCCTGCTTCACCCCCACCAGCGCCGCATCCGGCTCGCGCATGCCGGTGAGGTAGTAGAAATTCGTCGCCTGAAAAAAGCTGACGTAATCCTCGCGCGGCTCACGACCGCCCAGTGCCAGAATGACGCCATCGCCAACCAGCGCCGACGCCAACGCCACACGCCGCGCCGCAAACTCCGCGCGCGCAACAGCCGGCGGCGCACCCACAGGCCGCTGCCCGGCCGCGGTGACGAACGGCGCCACGGAGGCGAGGGCGGCGAAGAGAACCCACGTGAGCGAACGATGCATGAAGACCAAGGGGCCGCGGGGGCGAACGAGCGAGTCGGACAGTGAAGCTATTTGGTGGCGAACGTGTGGGCGACCAGCGGTATCACCGCTTCGGGCCCCCCTCGTAGCGGTACTTCCGCCAGCCCATACGCGTTCCTGACCAAACAGCTTCCGGCAGGAAGTCACTGGTTCGCAACCGTGGCCGTATGTACTGTTATTACATGGACCCCATCGAACTCAAAGTCGCCCGGATCGGCAACTCCCGCGGCGTTCGCCTGCCGGCCAAGACGTTGGAGCGCTATGGCATCGGCGATCGCGTGATCATGGAAGAAACCGCCGATGGCATCTTGCTCCGGCCGGATCGCACCGCGACGCCCAAGCTGACGTGGCAGGACACCGCCAGAGCGATGGCCGCTACGAGTGACGAGAGCTGGAGTGAATGGGACGCCGTTGCATCCGACGGCCTCACCGACATCACGTGGGACCGCCCGCCCATGCGCCGCGTGGCCGATTCGAAGGCCGAATATCTCGCGCGCGATAAGAAGAAGCCGAAGTGAAACGCTACGATGTCTGCTGGGCGCAGCTCGACCCCACGATCGGATCAGAGATCGCGAAGACTCGGCCGGTGGTGATCGTCAGTCTCGACGTTCTCAACGACACGCTGGAGACGGTGACGGTCTGTCCGCTCACTTCGGTGCTGCATCCGACCTGGCGCACTCGCCTCGCGGTGCGCGTGGCCAGAAAGCACGCTGAAATCGCGGTCGATCAGATCCGCACGATCAGCAAGTCACGCATCGGCGCCAAACTCGGCGCGCTCTCGGCCGCAGATGCGACGGCGCTCCGTGTGCTGATCACGGCAATGTACGGGACACGGGAGTGAACGACGCCTGCTGACAGGGAAGCTATTTGGTGGCGAACGTGTGGGCGACCGGTGGAAGCGGCGCGGCGAGCGGGGCCGTGCCTCACGCCACTATCGCTCACTCGTCGTGGCTGTACTTCCGTCAGCCCATTCACGTTCGCCACCAAATTGCTTCCCTAGCGAATTCGCGCGGTTGCCACCGTGGCCAGGTCTGCGATCATCGGCCGGTGGTCCGACCCCACATCCGCGCCCACCCAGGCCCCGCGCACCTTGAACCATTTCGGCGCGCTCAGTACGTGGTCAATGCGCAATCGCAGCAGCGTGCCTTCGTGCTTGCTGAAGCCGAAGCCCAGTCCCTTGCGGTCGAAGGCGTTGGTGAGGCCGCTCCAGTAGCGCTGGTAGATCGAACTCTCCACCGGCATGTTGAAGTCGCCGGCCACCACGATCGGGATCTCGTCCATCTTGCGCGCCGACCACACCGACGCGCGCTCGGCCTCACTCTCACGGATGCGTGCGTTCAGCGCCACGCGATCTTCGCCGTTTCCGCTCGCGCGCTGCTCCTCTTCCGGGCTCGGCACACCGGTCGCGTTGTCGGGAATCAAACCTTCGTTGCCCAGTAGCGACTCGAGTCCTTTGCGCGCCGTCTCGAGATGCAAATTCACCGCGGTAGCGAACGTGTCATACCGAGAGGGAAGCTGTTAGGTGGTGAACGTGTGGGCGACCAGCGGAAGCGGCGCTACGGCCCTATCGAAGCGGTACTTCCGGTGGCCTCGTCACATTCGCAACCCAATTGCTTCCGGTGTGAAATCACGCGGTAGCAACCGTGGCCGCCAACTCGTCGCCGCACTCCTGCATCGCCACAATACTCGGCGCATAGCGCTCGAGAATCCCCGCCAATCGCAGCTTCACAATCGCGCCGCCCTGCGCGTTCAGCGACAGCACGCGAATGTGGTTCGCCCCCGGCGCTGCAGGCGGTGTGAATCCCGCGGTCGGTACCGCCGCCCGAAAGCCCATGATCGGCATGATCGCGACGAGCGCACCCACCGCCAGCAGCTTCACCGACGTCCGCGCAAACAACAACGCCATCGGCGCCAACACCGCCAGCGGCAACAGCACCACCCACCGCGGTCCATACGCCAGCAACGTGGCCGGCAACCAGAACTCCGACACGGTGAACAGCGCAATCCACGTGGCCACCATCGCCCCCGCGTACATCACCGCCGCGCGAAACGTCCACCGCGTCGTCGCGCGTCGCGACGACCACTCCGACACATCAACCACCGGCCACTGAAGACGGGGCATCCGCGGCACTCGCGCCAGCAGCCCACTCAGGTCGACTGTGGCCCGCTTCCGCGACCGCCGCGTCGACTTCCGCTCCGACCGCCCACCTACGACTGTCTCCTTCTCCACCGGCCGCGCAATCACCACCGACCGCCCACAACGGCACTTGATCGTACGGCCAAGATGCTCGTCACCGCTGTGAATCACCGCGCCGCAGGCGCAAACGATGTTAAACGCCGGCCGCTGTGGCGAACGTGTCATTTCAAGAGGGAAGCTGTTGGGTGGCGAACGTGTGACCGACTGCCGGAATTACCGCTTCCGGCCCCCCTCGTAGCGGTACTTCCCTCGCCCCGTCACGTTCGCCACCAAATTGCTTCCGGTGGGAAGTCGCACGGTGACCACCCGTGGCCGCTGTGGCAAACGTGTCATTTCAAGAGGGAAGCTGTTAGGTAGCGAACGTGTGGCCGACTGCCGGAAGCGGCGACGAGGTGATGTCCTCTTACCTCCTCCCTGACACCCTCCCCCCTGCTTCCTAGGGTGTAAAAAGTCCGGTCATAAGAGGGCGCTCGTAATCACACTCTCTATGATCCCGAGCCCGAAGTACGCGATCAACACCGTGATATCGATCATGCCGATCGTCGGGATGACCTGGCGCAGCGGCGCGAGAAACCATTCGGTAAGCACGTACGACCAGCGCCACCACTTGGAGTACGGGCTGCCGCCGACCCAGCTCGAGATCACGCGGGCGAACAGCGCGAGCTTGAGGATGCCGAATGTCCAGCGTACCAGCAGCGCCGCCAGCGATGCGCCGGAGCCGCTCATGTACGCCAGCATCATGAGCTGATCGCGCACGAAGCCCACGGCCGAGAGCAGGATGAGTCCACCCACGATCACGGCGGCCAGGGCCCACCAGGGGGCGGCGTACGGCGTGCCGCCGGCGCGCATGATGCGGCGCTCCATGGGGGCGATCAGCCACGGGTCCACCTTGTCGCGGGTGAAGCGCGCGAAGGGGGAGAAGGGCGAGATCTTGCGGGTGCGTACGCTGTACGACACCACGGCCGCGACGGCGGCAAAGGCGCCCGCCACGAAGACCGCGGGGCGCAGCACGCCGAGGAGCAAATCGAGAACACCGACGAGGGATCCGAGCATAACCGAATGATACTCCTCAGGCGTGTGTTCGGCGGGGACTAAAGCCCCAGTAGAACGCGGACGTACTTCTGTACGCTTTCGATTCTCGGGTAGGTGACCTCACCCATGCGGCGCACCAGTCGATCTTTGGAGATCGAACGCAGGTCCTCGCACTTGATGTAGCTGTCGAACGTCAATCCCGCCTCACCGGCCGGCACAAGTACATGGGTGGGAATTCGGCGCTCGGTCTTCGTTATGGGCACTACGATCACCAAGTCGGCCGGGCCTTGATTGAACTTGTCCACCGAGAGGACGAGCGCCGGCCGCATGCCGTCCTGCTCGCGGCCCCGCGTCGGGCTGAGGTCAACCATCCACACGTCGCCGCGTGAGGGCATGGCCTGTCGCTCGACGCTACTCATTGGCGTGGTCCAATGCCGAGCCACTGTGCGCGGTGGCGTCCCACGCCATTCGCTCGGCCTGTTCTTCTCTCCATGCGACTGGATCAGCCTTGAGCTGCGCAAAGGCCGCGTTGATCTCGTCGAGCAGCCGCTCTCGATGGTAGCTCTCCAGCGCCTCGTGGATGATCTCCTGGTGCTGCTTGCCGGTCTGCGCGGCCAACGCCTGTAGAAGCGCGTGGTCGCTATCTAGAATTCGCGTCGTTGCCAAAGTGACTCCTCCGGTTACAGGGCGGTGTACTGACTGGAATACAAAGTAGTCAACTTCGCCGCACCGCGTAGCGCCCCGCCGCAGCGCCTGCGGCCAGTAGCGCCATCATGATCACCCAGTCGCGCGCCCCGATCGGCGCCACGCCGAAGAACCGAGGCATGGCCGCCGCGCCCACCCAGAGCCACAGCATCGCGATGCCCAGCACGCGCCCACTCCGTGCGGCAGCCTGAATTCCCCACCATCCGATCGGCACCATCAACGCAGCAAGCCAGCAGATATGCGCCAATAGCTCGAAATTCCCACCGATTGAGAACACGGTCTGGATCAGCGCCCACCCGATCACCGGCGTCAGCGCCATCGCCCGTGATCCCGTGAACGCCGCCGACGTGGCCGACAGCCGCAGCGTATCCGGCGCGCTCCACGCCTCGAGCACCACCGGCCGCGGGTCGGCCACCGAGCGCCCGGCGAAAACCCCCGGCAGCGAGAGCGTCGGCATGGCCAGCCCCCAGTCCCACGCCCGTCGCGTGACTACCAGCTTCGCTGCCAGGTCTTCCTCGCCCACGAAGGCCACCGCCGACGAGTCGCCGGCTTCGCCTCTGGACACGTGCAGATACCCGATCGGCACCAACGCGCCCCCCTCTTCGCGCCCGCGCAGCACCACCCGCATGGCCACCGTGGCCGGCTCGCGCGACACCGCCACCATGAGCGGCCCTGTCCCGCGATGCGTGGTCGTGAAGCCGTTCACCACCAGCGTGTCGGCAAGCCCGCCAAACCACCCATGCCCCGGCGTAAACGGCAGCGCACTCACGCCGTACGTCGTGCGCGCCGTGCGGTCGAGCGCCGACTCCCCCCACGGCGCATCAAGCTCCCCCGACCGCGGCCCCAGCGCCGCACTGGTGAGCGCGAAAAGCAGCACCACCCCAGCCGCCCACCCCCAAGCCAGTCGCACCGCCACCCGCCATGACGCCGGAAACAGCCACCCCCGCAGCGCCAGCACCCACACCCCCACCAATCCACCCAACCCATTCGCCACCACATCCGCCCAAGCCGCCGAGCGCGCCGGCGGCACACCAATCGACTGCAGCCACTCCACCCCCAGCGAAAACCCCGCCGAAAGCAGCAGCACCACCCACCACCGCAGCCCCAACATCGCGAGCGCCAACCCAAAGGGCGCAAACAACACCACGTTGCTGATGCCGTCCGTCAGCCACAAACCACCGCACGCCAAACACCACCGCGGCGGCATACTCGCCACATCAATCGCCCCATACGGCGCCAGCGTAGCAAGCAGTACGAGCAGCACGCTCCCCGCCAGCAGAAGCCGCCCCAAGACTCCCTACCCCCGACTCCCGACCCCTTACTTCGCCGTTATCGAAGCACCGCCTTCGCGATCGTCTGCAACTGCATATTGCTCGTCCCCTCGTAAATCGTGCCGATCTTCGCGTCGCGATAAAACTTCTCCACCGGATACTCGCGCGTATACCCATACCCGCCGAACAGCTCCACGCACAGCGACGTCACGCGCTCGGCCATCTGCGACGAGTACAACTTCGCCATCGCCCCTTCACGCGCGATGTCCTGGCCCGCGTCCTTCAAGCGCGCCGCGTTGTACACCATAAGCCGTGCCGCTTCGAGCTCGGTAGCCGCCTGCGCCACCTGGAACTGAATGCCTTGGAATTCCGCGAGCGACTTGCCGAACTGCTTGCGCTCCTTCAAGTGCGCCACCGCCGCCGTCATCGCGCCCTGCGCCACGCCGATCATCTGCGCACCGATACCGATGCGACCTTCGTTCAGCGTTTCGATCGCGATCTTGTAACCGGTGCCCACGTCACCCAACACATTCGCGTCACTCACGAACGTGTTCTCGAAGTGCAGCGATGTCGTGCTCGACGCGCAGATGCCGAGCTTGTGTTCCTTCTTGCCTACCGAGAAGCCGGTCGCGCCACGCTCCACGATGAACGCCGTGATCCCCTTGTAGCCCATGTCGGGACGCGTGTTCGCGAACACCACGAACACATCGGCCTCACCGCCATTCGTGATCCACGCCTTCGATCCGTTCAGCGTCCAGCCGCCGTCTACTTTCTCGGCGCGCGTGGCCAAGCCGAACGCGTCTGACCCGGAGCCCGGCTCCGACAGCGCATAGGCGCCGATCGTGCCCGCTGTCATGCGCGGCAGAATGCGCGCGCGCTGTTCGGCGTTGCCGTAGCGGTACAGCGGGTAGTTCACGAGCGTGTTCTGCACATCCACCTGAATGGCGGCCGATGCGTCTACCTTACTCAGTTCTTCCACGGCGATGGCGACCATCATGAGCGATCCGCCGGCGCCACCGAACTCGTCGGGCAGTTCAATGCCCATAAGTCCCAGTTCGACGAACTTCGCGGTCAGTGCGGGGTCGATCTTCCCGGCGTCCTCCATCTCACGAACGCGAGGCCGCACCTCTTGCTCGGCCAGATCGGCCACGGCCGCGCGGAACAGCTCCTCCTCCTCGGAGAACATCGTGAGGGGGGCGCGGGTGAGGTCGGAAGAAGACGGAGCAGTCATCGCCATCGGGGTATGGGGGAGTCGTCCTTGGGATTTAAGGAGCGAGACAGCGAATGAGAAGCGGTAAAGCCCGCCGGGTGGTCACGGTCGCGGTGGTCAGCTACGCGGTCGGCATGGCGCTCGTGGCCGCGGCCGTGGCCATCGCCGGCGACAGCAACGCCCTCGGCATGCTGCTGCTGTTCGGCCCGAGGTGGCTGCTGGTGTTTCCGTGGGCCCTGCTGGTGCCGCTGTCGCTTGCGGCGCGCCGGTGGGTGACGGCCGCTGCCATCGTGGGCAGTGTGGTCACGCTGTTCCAGGTGAGCGGCTTCGAGATGCCGAGCGCACAGTCGCTACGACATTCGATACGAAGCGTTATGAGGAGCGGAGCAGGGGCGGGTAAGGCGTTGCGGGTCGTGACCTACAATACCGATCGCTCGGCTACGTTGGCGCAGCGCATGGACACCGACCTGCTGGCGTGGGACGCCGATGTGATCGTGATGCAGGACTGCGCGCCCGAGGTGGCGGCGGCGATGCAGACTGCGGGCACGAGATACCAGATGTTCCGCTCATCCGAATTCTGCATTGCCACGCGATTGCCGATGCGATCACCGGTGCAGCTGCACGGCTCACGCAAAGAAGGGCGGGCGGTGGTGTTCAGCGTGGAGTGGCAGGGCGCGCCGATTCGTATCGGTACGGTGCATTTGCCGAGTCCACGGACCGCGTTGTGGGCCGCGCGGCGCGGGAGTGGCGATCTGCTCGAGGAGAGCGTGCAGCAGCGCGCCGAGGCCTCGGGGGCGATCGCGGCCTGGATGCGGGAGGGGGAGCGTGGCCCCATCGTGGTAGCCGGCGACTTCAACTTGCCCGTAGAGTCGCAGGCGCTGCGTCATGACTGGATGTGGTTGCGCAACGCCTTCAGCGACGCCGGGTGGGGCTTCGGCCACACCATGTTCGCCGGCCGGCACCGGGTGCGCATCGACCACGTGCTGGTGTCGCGCGAGTTCACGGTGCGCGGCGCCCGCGTGCTGAGTGGGTTCCCGTCGGAGCATCAACCGGTGGTGGCGGAGCTTGAGCTTGTTCCGTAGTCGGTTTGACGTCACGTGGCTTATAGAGTACAGTGCTTATGTAGTGTATTGCATAAGCTATGTATAGATCGAGGCCAATCGTCCTCAACCGGCCCATCCTATGTCACCGACCCGGGAATCAGCCCGCCTTCCACTGTTTGTCGATCGCGAAAGCGAGCGGGCGCAGCTTCGAGCGTTGCTGAAGCGCCCCGGGCCGAGCCTGGCGCTGGTGACCGGACGTCGTCGCGTGGGCAAGACGTACCTGCTCATCAATACGTGGCCAGAGGCGCAGACCTTCTATTTCGTAGCCGCCGAAGGAACCAGCACGATCAATCGGCGCGAGCTGGTGCAGTCCATCGCGCGGCACTTCGCCCTGGCACTCGACCCGGCGGACTACCCGACGTGGCGCACGGTATTCAGGCTGCTGTACGAACTCCGAACGCCCGAGCCTCTGGTCGTGATCCTCGACGAATTCCAGTACCTCATGGGAACCAAGGACGGCGTGCCCTCGCAGCTCAACGCGATCCACGACGTGCATCGTGACGATCGACCGTTCGTGCTGGTGCTCTGCGGTTCCGCCGTGCGGACGATGGAGCATCTCAACGCGGGAGACGCACCACTCTATGGCCGCTTCGCCCGGACGATTCGTGTGGCGCCGTTCGACTACTTCGATGCCGCTGCACTCGTGCCTGTCTCGTCGAATCGGGAGCGCGCCATCGCCTACGGCATCGTAGGCGGCACACCCCGATACCTGCGTGCCTTTCAGTCAGACCGAAGCCTGCAAGAGAATGTTGCGGCCGAGGTGCTCGCTCCAGGCGGGCAGATCAGGATGCAGATCGAATCGTTGATCGATCAAGAGCGGGGACTTCGGAAGACTGAAGAGTACAAAGCCATTCTTCGCGCCATCGGTGCCGGCCACACGAGTGCGCAGGAGATTGCGTCGTACGTCGACATGGCGCACGACATCACGTCGCTACGGCGCATGCTGGATCGCCTCGTCGAGCTCGGGTACGTCCGCGCCGAGCGCAATTTCGCGGCACGGCGCACGTCTCCGTATCGATATCGGCTCGATGACCCGGCGTTGCAGTTTCACGCCAAAATGGTCTCGCTGTTCCGCTCGGAGCTGGCCACGTACGACCCTGCGGAAGTCTGGGAACGCGAGATCGCGCCAGCGCGCCTGGATACGTACATGGGTGCGATCTTCGAACGCATTGCGGCCGAGGGATATCAACGCCATCGCCAGCGGCTCGGACTTCCCATGATTGAACACTGGGGCCGCTGGGAGGGGACCGTCACTCCGCAGCGCGGGAGGGGAGAGCCGCGTTCCTTCGAGGTGGACATCGTCGCGTCACTCACTGATGGACGCATGCTCACCGGCGCTATCAAGTGGGGAGACCTTGGCCTCGACGTCCACGCGAAGCACCTGCGCGAACTCGCGGTGCTGGCCGATGCCGGTCAGACATGGGCACGCGAGGCGCTCCGTCCGAACGCTCCGCTGCTCTACGTAACCGGCAAAACGCTCTCCGCTGATTTCAAGGAGAGAGCCGAGCAGGATGGTCACCCCGTGTACACGCTCACGATGGAAGACCTCTACCACGGGCTGATGCCGGCGGTGATGCCGGCGGTCTCCGGTGGTTGACGGCAGCAGCCCTGAAGGGGTCCGCGTGTCGCAACTGCGGCCATCACGTAATGAATACGTAGTAATTGCGTATTTTATATGTAGTCAGTAATTAAAGAGAGGCCCAGACGCCGTTCGTTCTTTCCTGGAGAGACAACGTCCATGTCGAACACGAAAACGCCCATGAACCGCTTGGACACCAGCGTCACGGATGCGCTCACGATCCAAAAAGCACAGCGACTGATGGCGCGCCTTCAGGTAGGCAACGCCGACCTCTATCGCTACGCGCTTGATGCGCTCGACTGGTGCGTGCGCCAGCGCCAAGAGGGCCGCCAGATCGCGAGTCTGGGGCCAACGGCGATGGTCCGTGAACTGTCGGCCCCGTACCTCGAGGCCGCGACACTCGACGATCGGGTGGTGTATCTCGACGGCGCGGCGTTCGACCAGATCGTTTCCCTAAACGCTGCGCATACAACGCCGTCGGACGAGCTTCGGGCGCTCATGGAAGAGGCCCGGGAGCGCGCTGCCGCAGCGGTGCGCTAGGTGGTCACGGGCACTATTGGGCCGCTGCAAATCCGTCCGCTGGAACGACGTGATTGCAAGGGCGGATTCTCGTGTGGCGTACCCGCCCTCGACGCGTATCTGCCGAACTTCGCCTGGCAGCACGAACAGCGCGGAATCGCTCGCGTGTACGTGCTGGAGCGTATGGGCGGCGAGTCGGGGGTACTGGGGTTCTACACCCTCTCGGCGAGAAGCGTACGCAAGGCGGACATTCAGGAGGCGGTGACACACTCCCTGCCGACGTTCGATATCCCTGTTTTCTACATCGGCAGCTTTGCCGTCTCGAGCTCCGCGAAACGACAGGGCTACGGCCGTCAGCTGCTCGGCGACGCCTTGTACCGATGCGTTCAGGGGGCTGAAGCCGTTGGGGCGCATGGTGTCTACCTCGACTCGCTGTCTGACGAGAGCACGTCGTTCTACCGCTCAATGGGCTTCGTGGCAATCGGCAGCGCCAAGACGCCTCAGCCCGTGTATCTCCCGATGACCACATTGCGAATGGCCTAAACAATGGCCTTGTGATCGAGTCCGGCAGTCCAGTCGGTCCCATCTTTCCTACGCAACCTTGCCCACGTCGGACGTCCACACGGCGCACGCGTCGCTCAACTCCTGCCACGAAGACGGAGGCTTGCCGCGCTCGAGCATGGATCGAAACACCGTATAAGGATCGTTTTTCGAGCCAGATTTTCGAAGCGTCTCTTCGTCGTTCAGCCACGCGAACACGATGAGCTTCGCATCGCTGCGATAGCGAAAGAAGAGGCGAAAGCGGCGGTTGAACTTCGCACGCCGCCAGAACTTCGCATCGTCGCCCAGCGTGGTGCCGAGTTGATAGCGCTCATGGCTTGGGTCACTCGGGATTTCCGTGAGCGCAACGTCAGCCAGGCGCTTCAGGAACTTCGTACTCGGATGATCTCGGTAGCCGTCGGGGTCCTGTGCTTTGAGCCGCACGACCTCACTCACGAGAGCGTCCCACGAGGTCGCGAACGCCTGCCATCGCAGCAGGGTCCAGCCGTTGCGCCGCACGCTACGGCAGGTGGAAATCGTCTGAAAACGCCGTGTCGTCGCTGGCCTCGACTCCCTCGACGAGCGACGCGATGAGCGCGATCTGCGCCCGGTCGATCGGCGTGAACAGCGTCGGGTTCGAGGACATCTGCTGATCCATGAAGGCGAGGAAGGCGCCGAGCATCGGGTCCGCCTCCACCTCGGCCACTGTCTCTTCGTGGCCGTTCGCCCTCACGAGCAGCCGGCCGGGGGCGATCACATCGACCACGTATTCGCCGGAGGCAAACTCCGGATGATCGCGGTAGAGGGCGGCGTCCAAGCGAAGTCCCCTGGAGTTTCCGACCTTCGTGGCGGTCGCGTGAAATGACATGCGAACCTCAGGGTGAATTGAACGACGTAGTAACAAATGTACTAACGCAAACACTGCAATCAAGACCCGCGAGACCGCAGCGCGTCACGAAGGTCAGTTCTCTCGTTTTATGGTCGAGTCCGGCACGCCAGTTGCTCCCTTCCTTGCAGAGTGAAGGATCGGGCCCACACGGTGACTGTCGAGCATATGACCATAACTGCATCCAATTCAACGACTTCCAAGATCGGCGCCGAATTTCGGCGTGCGACGCGTGCCGCGAGTGTGATGGCATGCGCTTTGGGGGTGTTGCAGGGATGCAGCGGCGCTGACGCAGTCGCTCCGCTGTCTGTAGCAAAGCCGCCCGTCGCGCCGCCGATTTCCGGGACGAACGCCGTGCCGGCGATCCCTCGTTTGGCGCAGTTCTCACCCGATACGCTGGTGTCCGGTGCCTCGGTGGTCATCACCGGCGAGAACCTCGCCCACGCCATCGACTCCATCAGCCTGACCGTCGGCGGCGTGGTGCTGCAGGTCCGTAGCGCGTCGGACACCCGCATCGATGCCTTCGTGCCCGCTGGCGCGCTGCCCTGCGCCGCCACTGCCACGCAGCCTGTCACCCTCACCGTTGCCGGTACCGTGCTTACGGCCACCGTGCCGGTGCGCGCCGCCAACCGCCTGGTGCTCAAGGCCGGCGAGTCGGCCAATCTGCTCTCGGCCGATGACGTGCGCTGCACAGAACTCGTGGCCCCGACCACCGGCACCGCCCGCTACATGCTGGCCGTGGTGAACACTAGCAGCGTGGCCTCGGCCAGCAGCGCCTTCGAACTGCGCGGCACGGGCACTGGCGCGATGGCCGGCCAGATGTCGGCCATGAAGAACCCGCAGGCGTTCGGCAGCATGGTGTCGGCGTCGTCGCCGAACAGCTTGATCAACGCCTCGCTGCTGCCGGGCCTGCGCACCGAATCGC includes the following:
- a CDS encoding endonuclease/exonuclease/phosphatase family protein — protein: MRSGKARRVVTVAVVSYAVGMALVAAAVAIAGDSNALGMLLLFGPRWLLVFPWALLVPLSLAARRWVTAAAIVGSVVTLFQVSGFEMPSAQSLRHSIRSVMRSGAGAGKALRVVTYNTDRSATLAQRMDTDLLAWDADVIVMQDCAPEVAAAMQTAGTRYQMFRSSEFCIATRLPMRSPVQLHGSRKEGRAVVFSVEWQGAPIRIGTVHLPSPRTALWAARRGSGDLLEESVQQRAEASGAIAAWMREGERGPIVVAGDFNLPVESQALRHDWMWLRNAFSDAGWGFGHTMFAGRHRVRIDHVLVSREFTVRGARVLSGFPSEHQPVVAELELVP
- a CDS encoding GNAT family N-acetyltransferase, translating into MVTGTIGPLQIRPLERRDCKGGFSCGVPALDAYLPNFAWQHEQRGIARVYVLERMGGESGVLGFYTLSARSVRKADIQEAVTHSLPTFDIPVFYIGSFAVSSSAKRQGYGRQLLGDALYRCVQGAEAVGAHGVYLDSLSDESTSFYRSMGFVAIGSAKTPQPVYLPMTTLRMA
- a CDS encoding type II toxin-antitoxin system PrlF family antitoxin, which codes for MDAALYRDHPEFASGEYVVDVIAPGRLLVRANGHEETVAEVEADPMLGAFLAFMDQQMSSNPTLFTPIDRAQIALIASLVEGVEASDDTAFSDDFHLP
- a CDS encoding ATP-binding protein; this translates as MSPTRESARLPLFVDRESERAQLRALLKRPGPSLALVTGRRRVGKTYLLINTWPEAQTFYFVAAEGTSTINRRELVQSIARHFALALDPADYPTWRTVFRLLYELRTPEPLVVILDEFQYLMGTKDGVPSQLNAIHDVHRDDRPFVLVLCGSAVRTMEHLNAGDAPLYGRFARTIRVAPFDYFDAAALVPVSSNRERAIAYGIVGGTPRYLRAFQSDRSLQENVAAEVLAPGGQIRMQIESLIDQERGLRKTEEYKAILRAIGAGHTSAQEIASYVDMAHDITSLRRMLDRLVELGYVRAERNFAARRTSPYRYRLDDPALQFHAKMVSLFRSELATYDPAEVWEREIAPARLDTYMGAIFERIAAEGYQRHRQRLGLPMIEHWGRWEGTVTPQRGRGEPRSFEVDIVASLTDGRMLTGAIKWGDLGLDVHAKHLRELAVLADAGQTWAREALRPNAPLLYVTGKTLSADFKERAEQDGHPVYTLTMEDLYHGLMPAVMPAVSGG
- a CDS encoding type II toxin-antitoxin system YhaV family toxin translates to MRRNGWTLLRWQAFATSWDALVSEVVRLKAQDPDGYRDHPSTKFLKRLADVALTEIPSDPSHERYQLGTTLGDDAKFWRRAKFNRRFRLFFRYRSDAKLIVFAWLNDEETLRKSGSKNDPYTVFRSMLERGKPPSSWQELSDACAVWTSDVGKVA